From a region of the Schistocerca americana isolate TAMUIC-IGC-003095 unplaced genomic scaffold, iqSchAmer2.1 HiC_scaffold_57, whole genome shotgun sequence genome:
- the LOC124586820 gene encoding serine/arginine repetitive matrix protein 1-like has protein sequence MCAPSVSDVTTARCTPRCKHRPRPTSPQTAALHAVNTVRVRRHHSLQHSTLPLHSTLSAPPVSDVTTARWTPRSQHRPCPTSPQPAALHAASTVRVRLHHSPLHSTLPLHSTQSAPCASDVTKARWAPRCQHRPCPTSPQHAALHAVSTICVRHHHSLLYYTQSALSLSDVTTIHWNPRFQHRPGLTSQQPAELHAVSSMKPAAVQAVCTVRVRRNHTPRCTPRCQHHPCPTSPQPAGLHAISTVRVGLHHSPLHSTLPAPSSNDVTPARWTPPCEHRPCPTPPQPAALHPVITVRFRRQYSPLDSPLSAPSVSDVTTARCNPRCQHSPRPMSHSKLHSTLSASSTSDVNTDRCTPRCQDRPRPTSPQPAALHAVSIVSVQRHHSPLHPMLSAPSASDATTVRWTPICHQRPLPTSSQPAALHAVSTARVRRHHSPPHYTLSAPSVSDVTAACRTPPCQRRL, from the exons ATGTGTGCTccgtctgtgtccgacgtcaccacagcccgatgCACTCCACGCTGtaagcaccgtccacgtccgacgtcaccacagactgctgcactccacgctgtcaacaccgtccgcgtccgacgtcaccacagcctgcagcactccacgct cccgctgcactccacgctgtcagcaccgcccgtgtccgacgtcaccacagcccgctggactccacgctctcagcaccgtccgtgtccgacgtcaccacaaccagctgcactccatgctgccagcaccgtccgcgtccgacttcaccacagcccgctgcattccacgct cccgctgcactccacgcagtcagcaccgtgcgcgtccgacgtcaccaaagCCCGCTGGGCTcctcgctgtcagcaccgtccatgtccgacgtcaccacagcacgctgcactccatgctgtcaGCACCATCTGCGTCCGACATCACCACAGCTTGCTTTACTACACACAGTCAGCACTGTCcttgtccgacgtcaccacaatcCACTGGAATCCACGCTTTCAGCACCGCCCTGGTCTAACATCACAACAGCCCGCtgaactccacgctgtcagcagcaTGA AGCCCGCTGCAGTCCAagctgtgtgcaccgtccgcgtccgtcGAAACCACAcaccccgctgcactccacgctgtcagcaccatccgtgtccgacgtcaccacagccagctgGACTCCACGCTATCAGCACAGTCCGTGTCGgacttcaccacagcccgctgcactccacgctgccaGCACCGTCCTCAAACGACGTAACcccagcccgctggactccaccctgtgagcaccgtccgtgtccgacgccaccacagcctgctgcactccaccCTGTCATCACCGTCCGCTTCCGACGACAATACAGCCCCCTTGACTCcccgctgtcagcaccgtccgtgtccgacgtcaccacagcccgctgcaatccacgctgtcagcacagtccgCGTCCGATGTCTCACAGCAagttgcactccacgctgtcagcatcgtccacgtccgacgtcaacacagaccgctgcactccacgctgtcaggaccgtccgcgtccgacgtcaccacagccagcagcactccacgctgtgagcatcgtcagtgtccaacgtcaccacagcccgctgcaccccatgctgtcagcaccgtccgcttcCGACGCCACCACAGTCCGCTGGACTCCAATCTGTCACCAACGTCCGCTTCCGACGTCttcacagcccgctgcactccacgctgtgagcaccgcccgcgtccgacgtcaccacagcccgccgcactacacgctgtcagcaccgtccgtgtccgacgtcaccgcagcttgcCGGACTCCACCCTGTCAGCGCCGTCTGTGA
- the LOC124586819 gene encoding proteoglycan 4-like: protein MLSAPLRSDVPTARCTPRCEHRLWKTSAQPIGLRAVRTVRVRRQQSPLDIALSPPSASEITTARCTPRCQHRPSPTSPQPAALLAVSAVRVRHHHRPLPSTLSAPSGSDVTTERWTPRCQHHPCPTSPQPAPLLAPAALHAVSTVCNRRQYSPLDSTLSAPSVSKVTTARCTPRCQHRPCPTSPQPRGLNSVSTVRVRRHHSLLHPTLIAPSVSDVTTARWTQHCQHHPRPTSPQPAALHALSTIRVRRHHSPLDSTPSAPSVPDVTTAPCTPRCQHRPGLTSPQPAALQAVSTIRVQLPHSLLDSAPSAPSVCDVTTARCTLRCEHRMRPTSPQTAALHAVSTVRVRRHHNPLDSTPSAPSVSDVTKASGTPRFQQRPQLTSSQPVALKAVSTVRVGRHHSPLGTTPPLHSTLCTPSASDVTTARCTTRSQHRPCPTSPQHAVLCAFSAVCVRRHHSPLDSTLLAPSASDVTRARCTPRSQRRPCPTSPQPAAFHAVCTVRVRRHHRSLYYTQSAPSVSDVTTACCTMCFQCRLRLTTPQPAGLHTVSTVCVRRHHSPLHSTLSGPSMSDITTARSTPHCQHRPRPTSPQPAAFHAVSTVRVRRHHSPLYTTLLAPAVSDFTTARWTPRCHHRPCPTSPQAAAVHVRRHHSPLHSTLSAPSTTDVNTARLLPHCQHRLRPTSSQSDALHAVSTIRVRRHHSLLHSTLPLDSTLLAPSVSDVTTACCTPRCQCRLGPSSPQPAALRAVSTTCVRRHHSPLDSTLSAPSASAVTTARCTPRCQGRTSLTSPEPAAVQAVCTVRVRRHHSPLHSTLSAQSASDVSQPVALHAVSIVHVRRQHRPLQSTLSGPSASDVTTASSTTRCEHRQCPTSPRTAALHAASAFRIRRHHSPLDSRQSAPYRSHITTARCTTCCQHRLRPTSPQPAGLYAVSTARV, encoded by the exons ATGCTGTCAGCACCATTAAGGTCTGACGTccccacagcccgctgcactccacgctgtgaacaCCGTCTGTGGAAGACGTCAGCACAGCCCATTGGACTCCGTGCTGTCaggaccgtccgcgtccgacgtcagcaGAGCCCGCTGGACATCGCGCTGTCACCACCATCCGCGTCCGAAATTACCACTGCCCGCTGcacaccacgctgtcagcaccgtccgtctcctacgtcaccacagcctgctgcactcctTGCTGTCAGCGCCGTCAGAGTCAGACATCACCACAGGCCGCTGccctccacgctgtcagcaccgtccgggtccgacgtcaccacagaacgctggactccacgctgtcagcaccatccgtgtccgacgtcaccacagcctgctccACTCCTCGCT cccgctgcactccacgctgtcagcaccgtctgcaACCGACGTCAatacagcccgctggactccacgctgtcagcaccgtccgtgtccaaagtcaccacagcccgctgcactccacgctgtcagcaccgtccgtgtccaacGTCACCACAGCCCCGTGGACTCAActctgtcagcaccgtccgtgtccgacgtcaccacagcttgCTGCACCCAACACTTATAGCGCCGTCCGTGtcagacgtcaccacagcccgctggactcaacACTGCCAGCACCATCCAcgtccgacatcaccacagcccgctgcactccacgctctGAGCACCATCCGCGtaagacgtcaccacagcccgctggactccacgccgtcagcaccgtccgtgcccgacgtcaccacagccccctgcacaccacgctgtcagcaccgtccaggtctgacgtcaccacagcccgctgcactccaagcTGTCAGCACCATTCGCGTCCAACTTCCCCACAGCCTGCTGGATTCCGCGCCGTCAGCACCATCCGTGtgcgacgtcaccacagcccgctgcactctacgctgtgagcaccgtatgcgtccgacgtcaccacagaccgctgcactccacgctgtgagcaccgtccgcgtccgacgtcaccacaaccCGCTGGACTCAACgccgtcagcaccgtccgtgtccgacgtcaccaaagCCAGCGGGACACCACGCTTTCAGCAGCGTCCGCAACTGACGTCATCACAGCCAGTTGCACTCAAAGCTGTCAGCACCGTACGCGTCGGACGTCACCACAGCCCTCTGGGCACCACGCC cccgctgcattccacgctgtgtacaccgtccgcgtccgacgtcaccacagctcgCTGTACTACACgcagtcagcaccgtccgtgtccaacGTCACCACAGCATGCTGTACTATGTGCTTTCAGTgccgtctgtgtccgacgtcaccacagcccgctggactccacactgttagcaccgtctgcgtccgacgtcaccagaGCTCGCTGCACTCCACGCAGTCAGCGACGTCCGTGTCCAACGTCACCGCAGCCCGCTGCATtccacgctgtgtgcaccgtccgcgtccgacgtcaccacaggtCGCTGTACTACACgcagtcagcaccgtccgtgtccgacgtcaccacagcttgCTGTACTATGTGCTTTCAGTGCCGTCTGCGTCTGACGAcgccacagcccgctggactccacactgttagcaccgtctgtgtccgacgtcaccacagcccgctgcactccacgctgtcaggaccgtccatgtccgacatcaccacagcccgctccactccacactgtcagcaccgtccacgtccgacgtcaccacagcccgctgcatttcacgctgtcagcaccgtccgggtccgacgtcaccacagcccgctatACACCACACTGTTAGCACCGGCCGTGTCCgacttcaccacagcccgctggactcctcgCTGTCATCACCGTCCATGTCCGACATCACCACAGGCCGCTGcagtccacgtccgacgtcaccacagcccgctgcactccacgctgtcagcaccgtcaaCAACCGACGTGAACACAGCCCGCTTGCTTCCACATTGTCAGCACCGTTTGCGTCCGACGTCATCACAATCtgatgcactccacgctgtcagcaccatccgtgtccgacgtcaccacagcctacTGCACTCAACGCT cccgctggactccacactgttagcaccgtccgtgtccgacgtcaccacagcttgCTGTACTCCACGCTGTCAGTGCCGTCTGGGTCcgtcgtcaccacagcccgctgcactccgcgCTGTTAGCACCActtgcgtccgacgtcaccacagcccgctggactccacactgtcagcaccgtccgcgtccgccgtaaccacagcccgctgcactccacgctgtcagggcCGTACCTCTTTGACGTCACCAGAGCCTGCTGCAGTCCAagctgtgtgcaccgtccgcgtccgtcgacaccacagcccgctgcactccacgctgtcagcacagtccgCGTCCGATGTCTCACAGCCcgttgcactccacgctgtcagcatcgTGCATGTCCGACGTCAACACAGACCGCTGCAATCCACGCTGTCaggaccgtccgcgtccgacgtcaccacagccagcagcactacacgctgtgagcaccgtcagtGTCCAACGTCACCACGGACCGCTGCACTGCACGCTGCCAGCGCCTTCcgtatccgacgtcaccacagcccgctggactccaggcAGTCAGCACCGTACAGGtctcacatcaccacagcccgctgcactacttgctgtcagcaccgtctgcgtccgacgtcaccacagcccgctggtctctacgctgtcagcaccgcccgggtctga
- the LOC124586821 gene encoding mucin-5AC-like, which yields MPLHSMLTVRVRRHHSRLHSTLSVPSVSDITTAFCTPRCQHRPRPTHHSPPDSTLSAPSASDVSTCRCTPLSRCAPRSQHRPGLTSPQPAGLHAVSTVRVRRHDSLLDSTLSAPFVSDVTNAHCNPRCQRRPCPTSPQPAALYAVCTVRVRRHNSPLHSTLSAPSVSEVTTACWTPRCQQRPCPTSPQPAAPHAVSTVRFRRHHSPLDSNLSPTSASDVNTAHWTPRCQHRPRPTSPQTAALHGVSAVRIRRHHSPLDSRLSAPSSFDVTTARCTPRCEHRPRPSPQQPVGLHAVSTIRVRCHHSPLHSTLSASYSPLHTTLSAPSASDVTTARWAPRCQHRPRPMSSQPTGLHTVSTVRVRRHHSQLHSMLPSPSGSNFTTAGCTPRCEHRPRPTSPQPAALHAVSTVRVRRHHSPLHSTLSAPSMSDVTTARYTPRCQCRLCPASPPPAAILAPAALHAVSTAPSTSPQPAALHTVRTVRVRRHHSPLHPTLSSPSASHVTTAPWTPRRQHRPCPTSPQPAAIHAVSTVRVRFHHSPLDSMLSAPSESEGTAACWTPPCQCRLCPTSPQPVHSTLSAQSASDTFTAHRTPHCQHRPRPTLPQPAVLHTVSAIGDRCHHSALLSTLCAPSTSDVTTARWTPLCQLRPCLTSPQPAALHGVSVFRVRSHHSPLDSTLSALSASDVTTARCTPRCEHRPRPTSPLPAGLHAVSTDRVRRLHSLLYSTVSVPSVSDVTTARCAPRSQHRPGLTSPQPAGLHAVSTVRVRRHDSLLDSPLSAPLVSDVTTARCSLRCVHRPRPTSPQPAAFHAVSTVHVRSHHSLLDSTLSAASVSDVTTARCTPRLLSVSDVTTAHCTPRCQRRPCPSSPQPAALHAVCTVRVRRHHSPQHSTLSAQSVSDVTTACWTPRCQHNPGLTSPQPAALHAVSSLSVRRHQIPLDSTLSAPFMSDITTARCTPRCQHRPRPTSPQPTALHAVSTARVRRRHRLVHSTLSAPSVSDITTAGSIPRCQHRPCPTSPLNAAVHAVSIVHVRRNHTPLHSMLSAPTPSDITTACSTPRCEHRPCLTSPQPAALHSVITVRFRRHHSRLDSTLSAPSVYGVTTARCTPRCQHRPRPTSSQPSGLHTVSTVRVRRHHSQQHSTLPLHSTLSAPYGSHITTARCTPRCQHRLRPTSPQPAGLQSVTNVRFRRQHSPLDSTLPAPSTSDVTTDRCTLRCQRLPYPTSPQPAGLQAVSTVLPAALHSVSTIRFRRHHSRLDSTLSGPSVSDVTTARCNPRCQHGPRPMSPQPVALHAVSTVHVRRQHSPLDSTLSAPSTSDVTTDRCTPRCQCRPYPTSPQPAGLLAVCTVLV from the exons atgccgctgcactccatgct caccgtccgtgtccgacgtcaccacagccggctgcactccaccctgtcagtgccgtcTGTGTCTGACATCACCACAGCTTTCTGCACTCCACGCtgccagcaccgtccgcgtccaacaCACCACAGCCCAccggactccacactgtcagcaccgtccgcgtccgacgtcagcacatgccgctgcactccactct cccgctgcgctccacgcagtcagcaccgtccgggtctgacatcaccacagcccgctggactccacgctgtcagcaccgtccgcgtccgacgtcacgacagcctgctggactcaacgctgtcagcaccgttcgtgtccgacgtcaccaaCGCCCACTGCAATCCACGCTGCCAgcgccgtccgtgtccgacgtcaccacagcccgctgctctttacgctgtgtgcaccgtccgcgtccgacgtcacaacagcccgctgcactccacgctgtcagcaccgtccgtttccgaagtcaccacagcctgctggactccacgctgtcagcagcgtccgtgtccgacgtcaccacagcccgctgcaccccacgctgtcagcaccgtccgcttccgacgtcaccacagcccgctggactccaatctgtcaccaacgtccgcttccgacgtcaacacagcccactggactccacgctgtcagcaccgtccacgtccgacgtcaccacagaccgctgcactccacggtgtcagcgccgtccgtatccgacgtcaccacagcccgctggactccaggctgtcagcaccgtcctcgtttgatgtcaccacagcccgctgcactccacgctgtgagcaccgtccgcgtccatcGCCACAACAGCCCGTtggactccatgctgtgagcaccatccgtgtccgatgtcaccacagcccgctgcactccacgctgtcagcgtcGTACAG cccgctgcacaccacgctgtcagcaccgtccgcgtccgacgtcaccacagcccgctgggcaccacgctgtcagcaccgtccgcgtccgatgtcttcacagcccacaggactccacactgtcagcaccgtccgcgtccgacgtcaccacagccagctgCACTCCATGCTGCCATCACCGTCCGGGTCCAACTTCACCACAGCcggctgcactccacgctgtgagcaccgcccgcgtccgacgtcaccacagcccgccgcactacacgctgtcagcaccgtccgtgtccgacgccaccacagcccgctgcactccacgctgtcagcaccatccatgtccgacgtcaccacagcccgctacactccacgctgtcagtgccGGCTGTGTCCGGCGTCACCCCCACCCGCTGCAATcctcgct cccgctgcactccacgctgtcagcaccgccccGTCGACATCACCACAGCCTGCAGCACTCCACACTGTGAGAACCgtgcgtgtccgacgtcaccacagcccgctgcaccccaCTCTGTCATCACCGTCCGCCTCCCACGTCACCACAGCCCCCTGGACTCCACgccgtcagcaccgtccgtgtccgacgtcaccacagcccgctgcaatccacgctgtcagcacagtccgtgtccgatttcaccacagcccgctggactccatgctgtcagcaccgtccgagTCCGAAGGCACCGCAGCTTGCTggactccaccctgtcagtgccgcctgtgtccgacgtcaccacagcccgtgcactccacgctgtcagcacagtccgCATCCGACACCTTCACAGCccacaggactccacactgtcagcaccgcccTCGTCCGACGTTACCACAGCCCGCTGTACTCCACACTGTGAGCGCCATCGGTGACCGATGTCACCACAGCGCGCTTCTCtccacgctgtgtgcaccgtcaacgtccgacgtcaccacagcccgctggactccactctGTCAGCTCCGTCcgtgtctgacgtcaccacagcctgctgcactccacggTGTCAGCGTCTTCCGTGTCCGTAGTCACCACAGCCcgttggactccacgctgtcagcactgtccgcgtccgacgtcacaacagcacgctgcactccacgctgtgagcaccgtccgcgtccgacgtcaccactgcccgctggactccacgctgtcagcaccgaccgTGTCCGACGTCTCCACAGCTTGCTGTACTCCACCGTATCAGTgccgtctgtgtccgacgtcaccacagcccgctgtgcTCCACGCAGTCAGCACCGTCCGGGTctaacatcaccacagcccgctgggctccacgctgtcagcaccgtccgcgtccgacgtcacgacAGCCTGCTGGACTCGCCGCTGTCAGCACCGctcgtgtccgacgtcaccacagcccgctgctctttacgatgtgtgcaccgtccgcgtccgacgtcaccacagcccgctgcattccacgctgtcagcaccgtccatgtccgaagtcaccacagcctgctggactccacgctgtcagcagcgtccgtgtccgacgtcaccacagcccgctgcaccccaCGAT TGCTGTCTGTGTCCGACGTCACtacagcccactgcactccacgctgtcagcgccgtccgtgtccgtcgtcaccacagcccgctgctctccacgctgtgtgcaccgtccgcgtccgacgtcaccacagcccgcagcactccacgctgtcagcacagtccgtgtccgacgtcaccacagcctgctggactcctCGCTGTCAGCACAATCCGGgtctgacatcaccacagcccgcagcactccacgctgtcagcagcttgagcgtccgacgtcaccaaatcccgctggactccacgctgtcagcaccgtttaTGTCCGACATCacaacagcccgctgcactccacgctgtcagcaccgtccacgtccgacgtcaccacagcccactgcactccacgctgtgagcaccgcccgcgtccgacgtcGCCACAGACtggtgcactccacgctgtcagcaccgtccgtgtctgaCATCACCACAGCCGGCTCgattccacgctgtcagcaccgtccgtgtccaacGTCACCACTGAATGCAGCAGTCCACGCTGTGAGCATCGTTCATGTCCGACGTAACCACAccccgctgcactccatgctgtcagcaccgaccccgtccgacatcaccacagcctgcagcactccacgctgtgagcaccgtccgtgtctgacgtcaccacagcccgctgcactccactctgtcatcaccgtccgcttccgacgtcaccacagccgcctggactccacgctgtcagcaccgtccgtgtacggcgtcaccacagcccgctgcactccacgctgtcagcaccgtccgcgtccgacgtcttcACAGCCCtcaggactccacactgtcagcaccgtccgcgtccgacgtcaccacagccagcagcattccacgct cccgctgcactccacgctgtcagcaccgtacggttctcacatcaccacagcccgctgcacaccacgctgtcagcaccgcctgcgtccgacgtcaccacagcccgctggactccaatctgtcaccaacgtccgcttccgacgtcaacacagcccactggactccacgctgccagcaccgtccacgtccgacgtcaccacagaccgctgcactctACGTTGTCAGCGCCTTCcgtatccgacgtcaccacagcccgctggactccaggctgtcagcaccgtcctc cccgctgcactccactctgtcagcaccatccgtttccgacgtcaccacagccgcctggactccacgctgtcaggaccgtccgtgtccgatgtcaccacagcccgctgcaatccacgctgtcagcacggtccgcgtccgatgtcaccacagcccgttgcactccacgctgtcagtaccgtccacgtccgacgtcaacacagcccactggactccacgctgtcagcaccgtccacgtccgacgtcaccacagaccgctgcactccacgctgtcagtgccgtccgtatccgacgtcaccacagcccgctggactcctggctgtctgcaccgtcctcgtttga